Proteins encoded in a region of the Pocillopora verrucosa isolate sample1 chromosome 11, ASM3666991v2, whole genome shotgun sequence genome:
- the LOC131772874 gene encoding transient receptor potential cation channel subfamily V member 6: MGNCAQKALGTRSLLREDQDEAWKAQTRGKLENKLYTFVDLKGLGGSTEFVKVWKESGKLGFVKKLQDEKILLPYLYEQGEGKVLTAEELKEWQNSEPERHRTTESRDDSLHAPRKACWSLAHRGTLGETALHLCFLTNNKTMTEMAHALLELYPAMALDQYEGHEYRGETSVHIAIVNGDLESLKLLIEKCSADVHARARGRFFMPEDCKDKMKTDTDYDGYAYYGEYPAAFAACFEREDMYDYLVRNGADPNKQDTFGNTVLHLCVIHNKIEMFLHATRRKHVIPGNTFIKNGQGLSPLTLAAKLGRKEIFYVILEHQSIEYWTYGRMTCSGYPLEGLDSIDKNGKSGDDSALLITLNGKKDNHLDMLNSGIIYRLLEEKWKAFAKGKFYRRLLFAVLYLVVFSLAIYLRPRHLDPKRIETGTDRFRVVAEGFTVLGAFIYLVLEIKDVLITQGVQAQMKTLRDAPGKAIFLVSCVLVILALPCRYLGEHQAETTMLILAAPMAWCYLLFFCRGFGAIGPFVDMIYRMCAGDMTRFFIIYIIYVVGLAQAFSHVMKGVNGFTNEGFTIMTLMRMTFGEFDFFTFEKSRHPTLAKLLFFYFMLFVTVLLMNMLIAMMANTYQNISDRSAKEWRRQWAQIIMVLERSVSPLELKRLQDDYSVNMASEGSKERRRGLMVIKKSSLPSKADKRKTAILNWQILGIDSVKNKLQEQAKKRNLTPVST, encoded by the exons ATGGGCAACTGCGCTCAAAAGGCGCTTGGAACAAGGTCCCTCCTGAGGGAGGACCAAGATGAGGCATGGAAGGCCCAAACAcgaggaaaacttgaaaacaaactttacaCGTTTGTGGACCTCAAAGGCCTAGGGGGCAGCACCGAATTTGTAAAAGTCTGGAAGGAAAGCGGCAAGTTAGGGTTTGTGAAAAAGCTTCAGGATGAAAAAATTCTATTACCTTACTTATATGAACAAGGAGAAGGAAAAGTACTTACTGCTGAAGAACTCAAGGAATGGCAGAACTCAGAG CCCGAAAGACACAGGACAACCGAAAGTCGCGATGATTCACTTCACGCACCTCGTAAAGCTTGCTGGTCTTTGGCACACCGTGGGACACTGGGGGAAACAGCGCTGCACCTGTGCTTCCTTACGAACAATAAGACTATGACAGAGATGGCGCATGCTCTGTTGGAATTGTATCCTGCAATGGCACTGGACCAATACGAAGGCCATGAATACCGTG GTGAAACGTCTGTTCACATCGCAATAGTAAATGGAGATCTGGAGTCACTAAAGCTTCTGATTGAGAAATGCAGTGCTGATGTTCACGCACGCGCACGAGGGAGATTTTTCATGCCAGAAGATTGCAAggataaaatgaaaacagataCAGATTATGATG GTTATGCTTACTACGGCGAGTACCCAGCAGCCTTTGCCGCATGTTTCGAGAGAGAGGACATGTACGATTACCTTGTAAGGAATGGCGCAGATCCCAACAAGCAAGACACCTTTGGCAACACAGTGCTACACTTGTGCGTCATACACAACAAAATA gAAATGTTTCTTCACGCTACGCGAAGGAAGCACGTGATCCCCGGCAATACGTTCATAAAAAATGGCCAAGGACTTTCCCCCCTGACACTTGCTGCTAAATTGGGacgaaaggaaatattttatgtaattCTCGAGCATCAAAGCATA GAATACTGGACGTATGGACGCATGACATGTTCGGGATATCCGCTGGAGGGTTTGGATTCCATTGACAAGAATGGTAAATCTG GTGATGACTCAGCATTACTTATTACACTAAATGGAAAGAAGGACAATCATTTGGACATGCTGAACAGCGGTATCATATATCGccttttggaagaaaaatggaaaGCTTTTGCGAAG GGCAAGTTCTACAGGCGATTGTTATTCGCGGTGCTTTATCTTGTGGTTTTCAGTTTGGCCATTTATCTTCGTCCACGACATCTTGATCCCAAGAGAATAGAGACTGGTACTGATAGA TTTCGCGTTGTTGCTGAAGGCTTCACAGTTCTTGGTGCGTTTATCTACTTGGTGCTGGAAATCAAGGATGTGTTGATAACTCAAGGAGTTCAAGCACAGATGAAAACTTTG CGTGACGCACCAGGCAAAGCGATCTTTTTAGTATCCTGTGTTCTCGTTATCCTTGCGTTACCATGCCGTTACCTCGGAGAACACCAGGCCGAGACTACTATGTTAATTCTTGCTGCTCCTATGGCCTGGTGCTACCTGCTGTTTTTCTGCAG GGGGTTTGGAGCAATCGGTCCTTTTGTAGACATGATATACAGGATGTGCGCTGGAGATATGACCAGGTTCTTCATCATTTATATTATCTACGTGGTGGGGCTTGCACAAG CCTTCTCACACGTGATGAAAGGGGTGAACGGATTCACGAACGAAGGATTTACCATCATGACGCTGATGCGCATGACATTTGGCGAGTTTGAC TTCTTCACGTTCGAGAAGTCCCGGCATCCCACACTGGCcaagcttttatttttctacttCATGTTGTTCGTCACGGTTTTACTCATGAACATGTTGATTGCCATGATGGCAAACACGTATCAGAAT ATTTCAGACCGTTCGGCCAAAGAATGGAGAAGGCAG tggGCACAGATTATCATGGTATTAGAACGTTCAGTGAGCCCATTGGAGCTGAAAAGGCTACAGGATGACTACTCTGTTAACATGGCATCGGAAGGAAGCAAAGAAAGGCGAAGGGGATTAATGGTGATCAAAAAGAGCAGCTTGCCAAGTAAAGCTGACAAACGGAaaaccgccatcttgaattgGCAG ATTCTTGGAATTGACTCTGTGAAAAACAAACTTCAAGAACAGGCGAAAAAACGGAATCTCACACCAGTATCGACGTGA
- the LOC131772875 gene encoding uncharacterized protein isoform X2, whose product MFVQLKALIIIVLSSMATMLVCDVSAVGTNTERRCKKLLCPAAEDTSCGNIHCFINDSTVTFEVHNFKLGKSYVGFLIIYNQTLCKVSTLQKIENTAKLINDTVPKYCNKTLWQKINLTYGNSSRFGVQLKDGTDGIFVFSIRKVSLIAFVCLGWEDYRQRYDIRACYENENFPSISPTNPENRKTAETYRPLTYCVVVTFLLLEVLVCAVIYLCLKRKRGRTKEEEENTAGNPIYQRGVQVLDLEPSDALNATQDSYQPLVENTREPGASEDYRSLENEVGCDERNTVFVDQTGYEGLARSQTHKYQSLAKDKVCKTDQRKSDDIDPKNSRKSNTSRSETDQRFPVTFQSKRDPLDSLRNVIKSAIPLRPHTSPFSPNNHQEGDSTPFDQSTNAPLYYLLESPGNTAGKGPACTDTYPKESNLVPLQMRGVIEELKAGTTCRSVEFDSTKEEPMYHVLEGPNPTPDRMRNVIGELKSLNKAGQRRESSNECNTARPDDVFVDPRDSEDENEGYKDP is encoded by the exons ATGTTTGTACAACTTAAAGCCCTAATCATTATAGTTTTAAGTTCCATGGCTACAATGTTAGTTTGCGATGTGAGTGCAGTTGGAACTAATACGGAGAGAAGATGTAAGAAGCTTTTATGTCCTGCTGCAGAGGATACCAGTTGTGGCAACATCCACTGTTTCATAAATGATTCTACAGTCACGTTTGAGGTTCATAATTTCAAACTGGGAAAAA GTTATGTAGGATTCTTAATAATATACAATCAAACACTGTGCAAAGTTTCCACtctgcaaaaaattgaaaataccgCGAAACTGATCAACGACACTGTCCCGAAGTACTGTAACAAGACTCTGTGGCAAAAGATTAACTTAACATATGGAAACTCGAGTAGATTTGGAGTCCAACTTAAG GATGGGACTGATGGCATCTTCGTGTTTAGCATAAGGAAAGTTTCGTTGATAGCCTTCGTGTGCTTGGGATGGGAAGACTACAGGCAACGCTACG ACATTCGCGCATGCTACGAAAACGAAAACTTCCCGAGCATCTCACCAACAAATCCTGAAAACCGAAAAACAGCAGAAACATATCGCCCTCTGACATATTGTGTGGTAGTGACATTTTTGCTGCTGGAAGTCTTGGTGTGTGCGGTAATATATCTTTGTCTGAAGAGAAAACGCGG GCGCacgaaagaagaagaagaaaacaccgCGG GTAATCCCATCTACCAGCGAGGTGTGCAGGTTTTGGACCTTGAGCCAAGTGACGCATTAAACGCAACTCAAGACTCGTACCAGCCTCTTGTCGAAAACACAAGGGAACCTGGAGCGAGTGAGGACTATCGAAGTCTTGAGAACGAAGTAGGATGTGATGAGAGGAATACCGTTTTTGTAGACCAAACAGGCTACGAAGGTCTTGCTCGGAGCCAGACACATAAATACCAAAGCTTAGCCAAG GACAAGGTATGCAAAACGGATCAAAGAAAATCCGATGACATCGACCCCAAAAACTCGAGAAAGTCTAACACAAGTCGTTCAGAAACTGATCAACGTTTTCCAGTTACTTTCCAGTCCAAAAGAGACCCTCTCGATTCGCTGCGAAATGTGATCAAATCAGCAATTCCACTTCGACCTCACACATCCCCCTTCTCCCCTAATAACCACCAAGAAGGCGATTCAACTCCTTTCGATCAGTCTACAAATGCGCCATTGTACTATCTCTTAGAGAGCCCAGGGAACACCGCTGGAAAGGGACCTGCCTGCACCGACACGTACCCAAAAGAATCCAACTTGGTTCCTCTGCAAATGCGAGGCGTTATCGAAGAACTTAAGGCTGGTACTACCTGCAGGAGTGTCGAGTTTGACAGCACGAAAGAGGAGCCAATGTATCACGTCCTCGAGGGGCCAAATCCTACACCAGACCGCATGCGTAATGTCATTGGGGAGCTAAAAAGTCTCAACAAAGCTGGCCAAAGAAGAGAATCGTCAAATGAATGTAACACAGCTCGTCCAGATGATGTCTTTGTAGACCCAAGAGACTCagaagatgaaaatgaaggGTACAAAGATCCGTAG
- the LOC131772875 gene encoding uncharacterized protein isoform X1 — protein sequence MFVQLKALIIIVLSSMATMLVCDVSAVGTNTERRCKKLLCPAAEDTSCGNIHCFINDSTVTFEVHNFKLGKSYVGFLIIYNQTLCKVSTLQKIENTAKLINDTVPKYCNKTLWQKINLTYGNSSRFGVQLKDGTDGIFVFSIRKVSLIAFVCLGWEDYRQRYDIRACYENENFPSISPTNPENRKTAETYRPLTYCVVVTFLLLEVLVCAVIYLCLKRKRGRTKEEEENTADRYWFRGNPIYQRGVQVLDLEPSDALNATQDSYQPLVENTREPGASEDYRSLENEVGCDERNTVFVDQTGYEGLARSQTHKYQSLAKDKVCKTDQRKSDDIDPKNSRKSNTSRSETDQRFPVTFQSKRDPLDSLRNVIKSAIPLRPHTSPFSPNNHQEGDSTPFDQSTNAPLYYLLESPGNTAGKGPACTDTYPKESNLVPLQMRGVIEELKAGTTCRSVEFDSTKEEPMYHVLEGPNPTPDRMRNVIGELKSLNKAGQRRESSNECNTARPDDVFVDPRDSEDENEGYKDP from the exons ATGTTTGTACAACTTAAAGCCCTAATCATTATAGTTTTAAGTTCCATGGCTACAATGTTAGTTTGCGATGTGAGTGCAGTTGGAACTAATACGGAGAGAAGATGTAAGAAGCTTTTATGTCCTGCTGCAGAGGATACCAGTTGTGGCAACATCCACTGTTTCATAAATGATTCTACAGTCACGTTTGAGGTTCATAATTTCAAACTGGGAAAAA GTTATGTAGGATTCTTAATAATATACAATCAAACACTGTGCAAAGTTTCCACtctgcaaaaaattgaaaataccgCGAAACTGATCAACGACACTGTCCCGAAGTACTGTAACAAGACTCTGTGGCAAAAGATTAACTTAACATATGGAAACTCGAGTAGATTTGGAGTCCAACTTAAG GATGGGACTGATGGCATCTTCGTGTTTAGCATAAGGAAAGTTTCGTTGATAGCCTTCGTGTGCTTGGGATGGGAAGACTACAGGCAACGCTACG ACATTCGCGCATGCTACGAAAACGAAAACTTCCCGAGCATCTCACCAACAAATCCTGAAAACCGAAAAACAGCAGAAACATATCGCCCTCTGACATATTGTGTGGTAGTGACATTTTTGCTGCTGGAAGTCTTGGTGTGTGCGGTAATATATCTTTGTCTGAAGAGAAAACGCGG GCGCacgaaagaagaagaagaaaacaccgCGGATAGGTATTGGTTCAGAG GTAATCCCATCTACCAGCGAGGTGTGCAGGTTTTGGACCTTGAGCCAAGTGACGCATTAAACGCAACTCAAGACTCGTACCAGCCTCTTGTCGAAAACACAAGGGAACCTGGAGCGAGTGAGGACTATCGAAGTCTTGAGAACGAAGTAGGATGTGATGAGAGGAATACCGTTTTTGTAGACCAAACAGGCTACGAAGGTCTTGCTCGGAGCCAGACACATAAATACCAAAGCTTAGCCAAG GACAAGGTATGCAAAACGGATCAAAGAAAATCCGATGACATCGACCCCAAAAACTCGAGAAAGTCTAACACAAGTCGTTCAGAAACTGATCAACGTTTTCCAGTTACTTTCCAGTCCAAAAGAGACCCTCTCGATTCGCTGCGAAATGTGATCAAATCAGCAATTCCACTTCGACCTCACACATCCCCCTTCTCCCCTAATAACCACCAAGAAGGCGATTCAACTCCTTTCGATCAGTCTACAAATGCGCCATTGTACTATCTCTTAGAGAGCCCAGGGAACACCGCTGGAAAGGGACCTGCCTGCACCGACACGTACCCAAAAGAATCCAACTTGGTTCCTCTGCAAATGCGAGGCGTTATCGAAGAACTTAAGGCTGGTACTACCTGCAGGAGTGTCGAGTTTGACAGCACGAAAGAGGAGCCAATGTATCACGTCCTCGAGGGGCCAAATCCTACACCAGACCGCATGCGTAATGTCATTGGGGAGCTAAAAAGTCTCAACAAAGCTGGCCAAAGAAGAGAATCGTCAAATGAATGTAACACAGCTCGTCCAGATGATGTCTTTGTAGACCCAAGAGACTCagaagatgaaaatgaaggGTACAAAGATCCGTAG